TAAGCATTTGGATTCCACCCTCTATGAAAAGCTTTCTCCTACCCCACTTATCAGTGCCAAACACGGCCACAAAGGTTGCTAACATATTGACAAGACCGGTGATAACAGCCGAGAAGAGTGAAGCGTTGTTCCCGAAGCCCAGTGATTGGAAGAGCACGGGGGCATAGAACATGACGACATTGATGCCGGTGAGCTGCTGCAAGGCCGGGATGAGGATGGACATTACCAGCTGAGGCCTATATTCTCTAAGGCGAAGGTTTCTCCAGGGGTGTTGTACTCGTCTTGAAGCTTCACTTGCAGCCACCAGATCAATGTACTCGGCTTCAATCTCCCTATCGCTGACGCCGCGAATGCGACAGAGCATCTCTCTGGCCTGTTGAAGCTCACCCTTCTCGATCATGGAGTTGGGGGTGTTGGGAAGAATCCATGCTACGGCTGATATGAAGATGGCGGGGATTGCAGCGCCGCCCAAACTCACACGCCATCCCCATCCACCCTCGATCTTAGCGGTGAAGTAGTTAACCACATTGGCAACCAAAATGCCAACGGTGATTGACAACTGAAATACGTTGTTGAGAGCACCCCGGTGTTTGTATGGAGCCATTTCTGATACGTAGATTGGCACCGACTGCGTACCATTCAAATAAAAGTTCATGATTTACTttatataataatgatgaatttatatatataagataaaaaaaaattaataataataataaccatatACCcacaaccaataaaaaaaaatagccaaAATATTATGCAGTATACATGCAAAAGAAAagtaatatcaaaatataaaatatttcattgatataataatattaaaaatgaaataaaaaggttACCTGAGTGGCAAAACCAACTCCAAAGCCCAAAAGGATACGTCCAAAAATAAGCATGAGAATATTGATGGCAAAAGCATTAAGAATGGCACCAGCCATGAAAATCAAGCCACCAACCAACATGGATGCTCTGCGCCCAAATCTTCTAGTGGCGTATGAAGCTACCAACGAAGAGATCAAAGCCGCCAAGTAGAGCGAAGACGTGAATAATGTTAGTATTTGACTATCAAATTTACAATACTGATTCGTTGACTTATCCAATTCCTCCTTCTTGTAAACTGATGGGAAAAATTTCTCCAAGAATGTTGGCATCGAAGTCACTCCGCCTACCAAATTACCAAATCAATCTATTTGTATGCATGTAcatgttacaaaataataaaatatgtatctATATATTtaagaagataaataaattaaatcttttatagACACACGTATAAACTTACCTGAAATTCCAATATCGTAACCAAAGATTAAGCCACCCATGGCACCCAACACACAACTTATCAAGACGGACCAAGTAAGTTTGCCTGGGTATTCTACGTGATCGCCACCATTGGGACCCATGAAACCGCCAGACTTGATCCCCACTAATGGAGCCATGAATGGTGAAAGAAAGCTCTCCAAGGAGAAGAAAAGGCAAAGATTGGGAAAAGGATGAAGTTTGATTAGGAAAGCCTGTATGGTAAAGTATAAGCTTTGTTTTGTATATATAGACTTAGTTTATGAGTTGATTCCTAATAGGATTAGAAATCAACAAGAGTTAggataggaaaataattctaacTCCAGTGTGTTTAAATAACGAAACAATTCTATATCAAGTGTGTTTACTTTCTTCGATTAGCAttccaaaatatatttcataCTCATCTAATTATCTACTAAAATAAACATTAgcatttgatgtttttaatttctaaattgaaAATCTAAACATGAATGAATTAGATTTAATAATCAAACACATATTTTAATCACAGATCCATAAATCCCCGATAATATACATCATGTGCAAATTAATGAGTAATCAatgaaactaaatttaaaaagtaattaaaaacctatttattttcaattacaaattttctaattagttattataattttttattaatataatttattttgatattttgagatatttgaaaatatgttaaagctactaattttttaaaattattaattaatttaatttacaaatatatcctcttatattatatagaataaaaactattatttaaaaaagattcACCAatgcaaatattttttaatataccaaaatacCCAAACTTATaatagtttataaaatataactctttcttattccatttttatttttattttataaaataaagatttctACTAGTGAATCGTTTTGCTAGGTGATCAGTCAAGTctttgttaataaattaatttagtgatttaaaatttatattatcaaatgtaCTTAAAAAGATTAGactcatcatttttaatatataaaaataatttatatatcatatattaatattattttataaatattttttatttttttaatcataaattaaatttataattaaaaaaataattttgtaaaatgagtatattaaaaaataaagaattgataaaaaataaatttttgatacatgaaatatatatatatatatatatatattatcatgtgattaatatatttaatatgtaaagaataacaaaaaaaaatggttggaTAATATATCTCATCACTTATCGTATTCTAAGTTGGGTTGAACATAGGATATGATAAATGATGACATAACTTATCATATTCTAGtactaatcaaatataaaataggatataatattctttcttatcttattttatacTATATTCGGTCAACCAAATATAAACTTAAAGTTTTTAGAGGAtaa
Above is a genomic segment from Vitis riparia cultivar Riparia Gloire de Montpellier isolate 1030 chromosome 14, EGFV_Vit.rip_1.0, whole genome shotgun sequence containing:
- the LOC117929495 gene encoding sugar carrier protein C-like, whose protein sequence is MAPLVGIKSGGFMGPNGGDHVEYPGKLTWSVLISCVLGAMGGLIFGYDIGISGGVTSMPTFLEKFFPSVYKKEELDKSTNQYCKFDSQILTLFTSSLYLAALISSLVASYATRRFGRRASMLVGGLIFMAGAILNAFAINILMLIFGRILLGFGVGFATQSVPIYVSEMAPYKHRGALNNVFQLSITVGILVANVVNYFTAKIEGGWGWRVSLGGAAIPAIFISAVAWILPNTPNSMIEKGELQQAREMLCRIRGVSDREIEAEYIDLVAASEASRRVQHPWRNLRLREYRPQLVMSILIPALQQLTGINVVMFYAPVLFQSLGFGNNASLFSAVITGLVNMLATFVAVFGTDKWGRRKLFIEGGIQMLIFQVAVAVLIALKFGTSGNVTELPEWYSIMVVMCICIYVSAFAWSWGPLGWLVPSEIFPLEIRSAAQSITVSVNMFFTFGVAEVFLSMLCGLKYGLFIFFSVFVAIMTVFIYAFLPETKGIPIEEMRVVWKRHWYWKRFMPDHDDQQVNGNSV